One window of Methanothermobacter tenebrarum genomic DNA carries:
- a CDS encoding methanogenesis marker 17 protein gives MKVECYDREGAEAYELVVKQVLQELQLGRAVEDLRIFADPREPVFIIVVKFARAASPIYLEDMAIPEYDEEGKLHLRITDETYLPQLLEKLWRLEGREKIQQPTRFEIIIEDPTVKLEGLMVHDPQETLKKKIYDAIFRIIPEGFRVIRDISEDNIIAMVCTDEILQEEWIKKAYKMTREIRS, from the coding sequence ATGAAAGTAGAATGCTATGATCGTGAAGGCGCCGAAGCATATGAACTAGTAGTAAAACAAGTGCTCCAGGAGTTGCAGCTTGGGAGGGCGGTAGAGGATCTGCGAATATTCGCAGACCCCCGCGAGCCGGTCTTCATAATCGTGGTCAAATTTGCCAGGGCAGCATCACCAATTTACCTGGAGGATATGGCGATACCAGAATATGACGAAGAGGGCAAACTCCACCTACGCATAACAGATGAAACATACTTACCCCAGTTACTCGAAAAACTCTGGAGACTAGAAGGAAGAGAAAAAATACAACAACCAACAAGATTCGAGATAATAATCGAAGATCCCACAGTCAAACTAGAAGGTTTAATGGTCCACGACCCCCAAGAGACCCTCAAAAAGAAAATATATGATGCAATCTTCAGGATAATACCGGAAGGCTTCCGCGTCATAAGGGACATCTCAGAGGATAATATAATAGCAATGGTATGCACCGACGAAATACTCCAGGAAGAATGGATAAAAAAAGCATATAAGATGACCAGGGAGATAAGGAGTTGA
- a CDS encoding methanogenesis marker 15 protein — MVKIAQISCGTEYSGVQKEIERAAETFGAEIVIPETDLDYIDEAYKKFGFECASSGIKLMIARAMSVVEGRTDADAVFIATCFRCAEGALVRNEIRRFIQQNTRLPVVTYSFTERTKADELFIRMEALSTIVSRKSMLAREKQEGLTLGIDSGSTTTKVVLMEDNEIIGTGWIPTTDVISSAEEGIKEAFKETDYKIGDIDGMGVTGYGRLTIGRRFNADLIQEELSVNSKGAVFLANHQKGEATVIDIGGMDNKVITVHDSIPDNFTMGGICAGASGRFLEITARRLGVDITELGSLAIEGDYHNAPLDSYCIVFGIQDLVTALAAGSTREDVAAAACHSVAEQVYEQQLQEIDVREPVIQVGGTSLIEGLVEAMSDILGGIDIIVPENSQYIGAVGAALLVSGMAKTGKGERG, encoded by the coding sequence ATGGTTAAGATAGCCCAAATATCATGTGGTACAGAATACAGTGGCGTTCAAAAGGAGATAGAAAGGGCGGCTGAGACCTTCGGAGCCGAGATAGTCATCCCAGAAACGGACCTGGATTATATAGATGAGGCTTATAAAAAATTCGGCTTTGAATGTGCAAGTTCGGGTATAAAACTCATGATAGCAAGGGCGATGTCAGTCGTGGAGGGGAGAACAGACGCCGATGCCGTGTTCATAGCAACATGTTTCAGATGTGCTGAAGGAGCCCTGGTAAGGAACGAGATAAGAAGATTCATCCAACAAAACACGAGACTGCCAGTCGTAACCTACTCATTCACGGAAAGAACCAAAGCGGATGAATTATTCATTAGAATGGAGGCGCTCTCAACCATAGTATCTAGAAAGAGCATGCTAGCAAGGGAAAAACAGGAAGGACTCACATTAGGGATAGACTCGGGTTCAACAACAACCAAGGTAGTGCTAATGGAAGACAATGAAATCATAGGCACAGGATGGATACCCACAACAGACGTTATAAGCTCCGCGGAAGAAGGCATAAAAGAAGCCTTCAAGGAAACAGATTACAAAATAGGGGACATCGATGGCATGGGAGTCACAGGATACGGGAGACTCACAATAGGAAGACGCTTCAACGCAGACCTAATACAAGAAGAATTAAGTGTGAACTCCAAAGGCGCGGTATTCCTGGCAAACCACCAAAAGGGTGAGGCAACAGTTATAGACATAGGGGGAATGGACAACAAGGTCATAACAGTACACGACAGCATACCAGACAACTTCACGATGGGTGGAATCTGCGCGGGAGCCTCAGGAAGATTCCTCGAGATAACAGCGAGAAGACTGGGAGTAGACATCACCGAGTTAGGTTCCCTCGCAATAGAGGGAGACTATCACAACGCGCCACTGGACAGTTACTGCATAGTATTCGGAATACAAGACCTTGTAACAGCACTAGCAGCTGGAAGCACCCGCGAGGATGTTGCAGCAGCAGCATGCCACTCAGTAGCAGAACAAGTCTACGAACAACAACTCCAGGAAATAGACGTGAGAGAACCCGTAATACAAGTAGGTGGAACATCACTCATCGAAGGACTGGTAGAGGCCATGAGCGACATCCTAGGAGGCATAGACATAATAGTACCGGAAAACTCCCAATACATAGGGGCAGTTGGAGCCGCCCTACTCGTATCAGGCATGGCCAAAACAGGAAAAGGGGAAAGGGGATGA
- a CDS encoding DUF2117 domain-containing protein, with the protein MKIGVVVHGPHIVDSGYALKIIKFLEEYGKVKALLGGTMGRTAVYDAHLENLIDISKKRLPSQSVDKLAKEGHDVIFLLNYGKSRVTGHGFGYKVFMKTKTKPKLIQIERPGEKDGTVIPWHESTRRFAKEIADRLGLQLVEPEEIIEEIPRDEHYRPSDKRVYRRLVGVSKGENIFVNGIVIGKATSDNVILVAEDGIIKEIIGGQLKEHGVEKLGPVDLKEAIVKTGLLRRSDRIKPRKVETRKPKEKFKVAFLDHAAEDIYALKDSDLVVTIGDDTSLVAADILYRFDVPIIGITDGDIDKVVEKGFKTRGSMIIESEKGWDDIIGRRIFEEIFKKRRRIEIEDMENFKKKILEIINNMNVNYLIKEIK; encoded by the coding sequence ATGAAAATCGGTGTAGTAGTCCACGGTCCACATATTGTAGACTCAGGATATGCTCTTAAAATAATAAAATTCCTCGAAGAATATGGGAAGGTAAAGGCACTCCTCGGGGGTACAATGGGGAGAACAGCAGTCTACGACGCCCACCTAGAAAACCTAATTGACATCTCCAAGAAGAGACTACCAAGCCAATCAGTAGACAAACTCGCAAAGGAAGGCCATGACGTAATCTTCCTATTAAATTATGGTAAATCAAGGGTCACAGGCCACGGATTCGGCTACAAAGTCTTCATGAAAACAAAAACAAAACCGAAACTTATACAAATCGAAAGACCTGGTGAAAAAGACGGTACGGTAATCCCATGGCACGAGTCAACCAGAAGATTTGCAAAGGAGATCGCAGACAGACTAGGCCTCCAACTAGTCGAACCAGAAGAGATAATAGAAGAGATACCTAGAGATGAACATTATAGGCCATCTGATAAGCGAGTGTACAGGAGACTGGTTGGGGTGTCCAAGGGTGAGAATATCTTCGTAAATGGTATTGTCATCGGCAAAGCAACATCAGACAATGTCATATTAGTCGCCGAGGATGGTATAATAAAGGAGATCATCGGCGGCCAGTTAAAAGAACATGGAGTTGAAAAACTGGGGCCGGTAGATTTGAAAGAGGCCATAGTCAAAACTGGACTCCTCAGAAGATCTGATAGGATCAAACCAAGGAAAGTGGAAACAAGAAAACCCAAAGAGAAATTTAAGGTAGCATTCCTGGATCATGCTGCGGAGGACATCTACGCCTTGAAAGATTCGGATTTAGTTGTGACGATAGGGGATGATACAAGCCTCGTAGCAGCTGACATACTCTATAGGTTTGATGTGCCCATTATCGGGATCACAGACGGGGACATTGACAAGGTGGTGGAGAAGGGCTTCAAAACAAGGGGGTCCATGATAATAGAATCTGAGAAGGGATGGGATGATATAATAGGTCGCAGGATCTTCGAGGAAATTTTTAAGAAAAGGCGTAGAATTGAAATAGAGGATATGGAAAATTTTAAAAAGAAGATACTAGAGATCATAAATAATATGAATGTGAACTACCTTATAAAAGAAATAAAATAA
- a CDS encoding flavodoxin family protein, producing MKILVIYYSRSGNTQKIGEKIASELGCDIEKIEDTQDRSGIIGFLRSAYQAIRGKDTTLKPYNKNPQDYDLVIIGTPIWASRPSIPISTYLKENKGKFKDVAFFCTYRGTGLKDTIEAMKEITGKEPTATLDVTDSEIKKGAYDHKIESFIKNVKKGG from the coding sequence ATGAAAATCCTAGTAATATATTATTCCCGGAGTGGGAATACCCAAAAGATTGGGGAAAAAATAGCATCAGAACTTGGATGCGACATCGAAAAAATAGAGGATACACAAGACCGTTCAGGGATAATAGGATTCCTAAGATCAGCATACCAGGCCATAAGGGGAAAAGACACAACATTAAAACCCTATAATAAAAACCCCCAAGACTATGACCTTGTAATCATAGGGACACCCATATGGGCCAGTAGACCATCAATCCCCATAAGCACCTACCTAAAAGAAAACAAGGGAAAATTTAAGGACGTGGCTTTCTTCTGCACCTATCGTGGCACAGGACTCAAGGATACGATAGAGGCCATGAAAGAGATAACAGGCAAGGAACCAACCGCAACCCTAGATGTTACAGATTCAGAGATAAAAAAAGGAGCCTATGATCATAAGATAGAATCCTTCATAAAAAATGTTAAAAAAGGGGGTTAG
- a CDS encoding methanogenesis marker 2 protein: MDIDSIIESVKNYEGVTRKKPIREVVSLLNEVDRVSGKTYISFGDDASAIRLGDGKLLLIAADGIWGRLMEADPYWAGYCSVLVNVNDIAAMGGKPIGMVNVLSVKDKETCRKVMEGVRKGVEKFGVPMVGGHVHPDTPYNALDVSITGLVSEDAIITSCDAKPGDKIIIGIDLDGRQHPSFPLNWDTTSHKEPELVRAQIKIMEEIASKRLLTAGKDISNPGTLGTLGMLLEASNVGATVELEKIPKKKGIKWEDWLRLYPGAGFVLTAKQENVKECISLLESVNITSTVAGEIIDEKKLYITFDDEKRTLFDFEKDIIMGIKEETQKSGGE, translated from the coding sequence TTGGACATAGATTCAATTATAGAATCCGTGAAAAATTATGAGGGAGTAACACGTAAAAAACCCATAAGAGAGGTTGTATCATTACTCAATGAAGTTGACAGGGTATCAGGTAAAACATATATTAGTTTTGGGGATGACGCATCTGCAATACGCCTCGGGGACGGTAAACTACTTTTAATAGCAGCCGATGGTATATGGGGGAGGCTGATGGAAGCAGACCCATACTGGGCAGGGTACTGTTCAGTACTAGTTAATGTCAATGACATTGCGGCGATGGGGGGCAAGCCTATTGGAATGGTTAACGTACTATCAGTAAAGGACAAAGAAACCTGCAGAAAGGTTATGGAAGGTGTAAGAAAGGGCGTGGAGAAATTTGGAGTACCCATGGTGGGCGGTCACGTGCACCCGGACACCCCCTATAATGCCCTAGACGTTTCAATAACGGGCCTAGTTTCGGAGGATGCTATCATAACAAGCTGTGATGCGAAACCAGGGGATAAGATAATAATAGGTATAGATTTGGATGGTAGACAACATCCAAGCTTTCCCCTCAACTGGGACACCACGAGCCACAAGGAACCGGAACTTGTAAGGGCCCAGATAAAAATCATGGAAGAAATCGCATCAAAAAGATTATTAACAGCTGGTAAGGATATAAGCAACCCTGGGACGCTAGGAACTCTTGGAATGCTCCTGGAAGCGTCAAATGTTGGTGCAACCGTCGAATTAGAGAAGATCCCCAAGAAGAAGGGCATTAAATGGGAGGATTGGCTGCGATTATACCCAGGCGCCGGTTTCGTTCTCACAGCAAAACAGGAGAACGTAAAGGAATGTATAAGCTTATTAGAATCAGTTAACATAACCTCAACCGTCGCCGGGGAGATAATAGACGAAAAAAAGCTCTACATAACCTTCGATGATGAGAAAAGGACACTATTCGACTTTGAAAAGGACATTATAATGGGTATAAAAGAAGAAACCCAAAAAAGTGGGGGAGAATAA
- the mmp3 gene encoding methyl-coenzyme M reductase-associated protein Mmp3: MLIKINDQEVELPEGSTVKDAIKAAKAPYIKGSVISVIKGKEEFEKHINKYRIKTTAGSIIIEILEDEKVKPLIKAWRENYKKFKGQRIRWTTPDEVAIGPIKTSLEPTHQEHQYNKNEVILSLSGFSPESTHVIFSKDEHSSIYGVPPYNRGVFAKITGGRRTVLSLTEDDYIEEVEPVIERRSIVKSAAVTDLDTILEDGNQVFTYVKVKPTDDSPESVEHFFSLLEDGKVRVDYESNSFIGLYALEGIRKSVERIEQRKRGTVTLRNRGRGAGRVYIYREDRVSTPSHNLIGTVQNGMELVDIARQGDQITIECEPGRIMTVNMTQKEAEKYLQEHGIEQIRDGLKDDKAIIVRQDPKYTMDILKEKKVKTFGVEEDKILEIEMDEKAPRSIWYFKKISGLIDSPIGSMEVHFAFPGMKVVMFKGEKSEAKGIIPENTPTGCVKAGELGVTNMSRHHVGLIGVRLEDNDEFGPTGEPFNATNIIGRITKGLENVEKFKEGDTVYVREKKPG; encoded by the coding sequence TTGCTTATTAAAATCAACGACCAAGAAGTTGAACTACCAGAAGGCTCCACAGTAAAAGATGCTATAAAAGCCGCAAAAGCCCCCTACATAAAAGGTTCGGTCATAAGCGTCATAAAAGGAAAAGAAGAATTTGAAAAACACATCAACAAATACAGGATCAAAACAACAGCAGGAAGCATCATAATCGAAATACTAGAAGATGAAAAAGTCAAACCACTCATAAAAGCCTGGAGAGAAAATTACAAAAAATTCAAAGGCCAAAGGATAAGATGGACAACACCAGATGAAGTGGCCATAGGCCCCATCAAAACAAGCCTAGAACCCACACACCAAGAACACCAATATAATAAAAACGAGGTAATATTAAGCCTTTCAGGGTTCAGCCCAGAATCTACACACGTGATATTCAGCAAAGATGAACACTCCAGCATATATGGGGTTCCACCATACAACAGGGGGGTTTTTGCGAAGATAACAGGTGGCAGAAGAACAGTATTATCTCTCACAGAAGATGACTACATCGAAGAAGTCGAACCTGTAATAGAACGTAGAAGTATAGTGAAAAGTGCTGCCGTAACAGACCTTGACACCATACTAGAAGATGGAAACCAAGTATTCACTTATGTCAAGGTAAAACCCACAGATGATTCCCCAGAATCTGTTGAGCACTTCTTCTCACTACTAGAGGATGGTAAAGTCAGAGTAGACTACGAGTCAAATTCGTTCATAGGATTATATGCGTTGGAGGGTATCAGGAAGAGCGTGGAGCGCATAGAACAGAGGAAAAGGGGGACAGTAACCCTCAGGAACAGGGGGCGAGGGGCAGGGCGCGTATACATCTACAGGGAAGACCGGGTTTCAACACCATCACACAACCTAATAGGAACAGTCCAGAATGGGATGGAACTAGTGGATATAGCAAGACAAGGAGACCAGATAACAATAGAATGCGAACCAGGCCGTATAATGACAGTTAACATGACGCAGAAAGAAGCGGAAAAATACCTCCAAGAACATGGCATAGAACAGATAAGAGATGGCCTAAAAGACGATAAAGCCATCATAGTAAGGCAAGACCCCAAATATACAATGGACATCCTAAAGGAGAAAAAGGTTAAAACATTCGGCGTCGAAGAAGACAAAATCCTAGAAATAGAAATGGATGAAAAAGCACCACGCTCAATATGGTACTTCAAAAAGATCTCAGGACTCATAGACTCGCCCATAGGATCAATGGAAGTCCACTTCGCATTCCCGGGCATGAAAGTAGTGATGTTCAAAGGCGAGAAAAGCGAAGCCAAGGGCATAATACCAGAAAACACGCCAACAGGATGCGTCAAAGCAGGGGAACTAGGAGTGACCAACATGTCACGCCACCACGTGGGCTTGATCGGAGTAAGACTCGAAGACAACGACGAATTCGGCCCAACAGGCGAACCATTCAACGCCACAAACATAATAGGGAGGATAACAAAGGGCCTGGAAAATGTTGAAAAATTTAAAGAAGGAGACACGGTCTATGTTAGAGAAAAAAAGCCAGGATGA
- a CDS encoding methanogenesis marker 6 protein, whose amino-acid sequence MLKNLKKETRSMLEKKSQDESTRMVILGPNANLSPAELVHKIHMMGLPLTIKSTCYGALIHGEKELVERAAREIREFDPNNIFLKERGFPPGDPRRCRAHRGGAREGFHQLEKEFKLLGYVSEALSKPQKVSLHEKKRIDVDTFKKIAKKLMRV is encoded by the coding sequence ATGTTGAAAAATTTAAAGAAGGAGACACGGTCTATGTTAGAGAAAAAAAGCCAGGATGAATCCACAAGGATGGTAATATTAGGGCCGAATGCAAACCTAAGCCCGGCCGAACTCGTCCACAAGATCCACATGATGGGCCTGCCCCTCACAATAAAATCCACATGTTATGGTGCGCTAATCCACGGAGAAAAGGAACTCGTGGAAAGGGCTGCCAGGGAGATAAGGGAATTCGACCCAAACAACATCTTCTTAAAGGAGAGGGGATTCCCACCAGGAGACCCTAGAAGGTGCAGGGCACATAGGGGCGGTGCCAGGGAGGGCTTCCACCAACTCGAAAAGGAATTCAAACTCTTAGGATATGTGAGTGAAGCCCTCTCCAAACCGCAGAAGGTAAGCCTCCATGAGAAAAAAAGAATAGACGTTGACACCTTCAAGAAGATAGCCAAGAAACTAATGAGGGTTTAA
- a CDS encoding DUF2111 domain-containing protein, translating into MEITPSSTGKELEELATCIHELVGRLPLTIRSREKKGLRIEEGKVLDYNYTGPVLEKVLKTGKTAREIPETGPYKGTPVIVVPLKEKGEIIGAIGIVDITKGIFTDIREISRRPTPTRERRIKH; encoded by the coding sequence ATGGAGATAACCCCATCATCAACCGGGAAGGAACTCGAAGAACTCGCAACCTGCATACACGAACTCGTAGGACGACTACCCCTCACAATAAGGAGCAGAGAAAAAAAAGGCCTCAGAATAGAAGAAGGCAAAGTATTAGACTACAATTACACGGGACCAGTACTTGAGAAGGTCTTAAAAACAGGGAAAACTGCAAGGGAAATCCCAGAAACGGGACCATACAAGGGCACTCCAGTCATAGTAGTCCCACTCAAAGAAAAGGGGGAGATTATAGGGGCTATAGGCATCGTGGACATAACAAAGGGCATATTCACAGACATCAGGGAGATTTCAAGAAGACCCACCCCCACAAGGGAAAGGAGGATTAAACATTGA
- a CDS encoding NOB1 family endonuclease — translation MGVEKYHKILDSSAFIGGYTPSDEKNYTIPEVTEELKDLKSRIFLEKSLEEGNLKIINPKREYIEKTEKLAEKSGDILRLSNTDKKIIALTLQLKNEKRKVMMITDDYSIQNIMKILKVPFKAVITEGINEIYQWEKICIGCKKRYPPEYPLTECEICGSRIIKKKRK, via the coding sequence ATGGGAGTAGAGAAATATCATAAAATATTAGATTCCTCCGCATTCATAGGAGGGTACACACCATCCGATGAAAAAAATTATACAATACCGGAGGTTACGGAAGAACTAAAAGACCTGAAATCTAGGATATTTCTCGAAAAATCCCTAGAGGAGGGCAACCTCAAAATAATCAACCCAAAAAGAGAATATATTGAAAAGACTGAGAAGCTCGCTGAAAAATCCGGTGACATCCTAAGATTGTCAAATACTGACAAGAAGATCATAGCATTAACACTACAATTAAAAAACGAAAAAAGGAAAGTGATGATGATCACAGACGATTACTCCATCCAGAACATCATGAAAATATTAAAGGTGCCATTTAAGGCTGTCATAACAGAGGGGATAAATGAAATATACCAATGGGAAAAAATCTGTATAGGATGCAAAAAAAGATACCCCCCAGAATATCCTTTGACAGAATGTGAAATCTGCGGCTCCAGGATAATAAAAAAGAAAAGGAAATGA
- a CDS encoding MogA/MoaB family molybdenum cofactor biosynthesis protein, protein MKSKTMEEHKKTAPSMIRCAIITLSDSQSREYGTVERPPSTDTSGQLLYENLKEKYQLIGYKLIGDDPKSLISAVNEMIRKGAMVIFTTGGTGIGKRDITIETLRGLFEKELEGFGEIFRYESYRELGAGAILTRATAGIYKDSLIIALPGSPNAVKMGLNIILDELGHIIKHVMEHTKNR, encoded by the coding sequence ATGAAGAGTAAGACAATGGAAGAGCATAAAAAAACGGCACCATCCATGATAAGATGTGCTATAATAACCCTAAGTGACTCCCAGTCACGGGAATATGGAACAGTTGAAAGACCACCATCCACCGACACCTCAGGCCAGCTACTCTACGAAAATCTAAAGGAGAAATATCAACTTATAGGATACAAGCTTATAGGTGATGATCCGAAGAGTCTCATATCAGCAGTGAATGAAATGATCCGCAAGGGTGCCATGGTAATATTCACAACTGGTGGTACAGGGATCGGGAAAAGGGATATTACCATTGAAACCTTAAGGGGATTATTCGAAAAAGAATTGGAAGGTTTCGGGGAGATCTTCAGATACGAATCATATAGAGAGTTAGGGGCTGGCGCGATCCTAACAAGGGCCACTGCAGGCATATACAAGGATTCTCTTATCATAGCACTCCCAGGCTCCCCCAATGCTGTTAAGATGGGGTTAAATATTATCCTGGATGAGCTCGGACATATCATCAAACATGTAATGGAACACACAAAAAACCGTTAA
- a CDS encoding methanogenesis marker 5 protein encodes MKIAIFPPNSLILADLVERKGHEPLILQKEIRRKVTDPEIDSPPFNITQEDPLKGLKYAAIEVPSGVRGRMSIFGPLIEEADAAIIMEDAPFGFGCMGCSRTNELCVYYLRQKRIPILELKYPRSREETIEVVNKINTFLDELEAENG; translated from the coding sequence TTGAAAATAGCAATATTCCCACCAAACTCTCTCATATTAGCGGATCTCGTGGAGAGAAAAGGCCACGAACCCCTCATACTACAAAAGGAGATAAGGAGAAAGGTGACAGACCCTGAGATCGACTCGCCACCATTCAACATAACACAAGAAGACCCCCTAAAGGGGCTTAAATATGCGGCGATAGAAGTCCCATCAGGGGTCAGGGGGCGGATGTCAATATTCGGTCCCCTAATCGAGGAGGCTGACGCTGCCATAATCATGGAGGACGCCCCATTCGGTTTCGGTTGCATGGGATGCTCGAGGACCAATGAACTCTGTGTATATTACTTAAGACAAAAAAGGATACCCATACTAGAATTAAAGTATCCTAGGAGTCGTGAAGAGACAATAGAAGTAGTTAATAAGATAAACACATTCCTGGATGAATTGGAGGCTGAAAATGGTTAA